In Rhizobium sp. EC-SD404, the following proteins share a genomic window:
- a CDS encoding xanthine dehydrogenase family protein subunit M — MRPFHYHQPDTLAEAIIGERDARGATQDIQAAAFLAGGTTLLDLMKLEVMQPERIVDLRASGREFSHIAYDGTVLRLGAFARMAEVADHPDVLDAFPVIAQSLSLAASAQLRNMATLGGNVLQRTRCAYFRDPTWSACNKRLPGSGCAAIDGANRQHAVLGTSSRCIATYHGDFAQALIALDARVVLAGAEGTRQIPFAALHLPPDETPHLENTLQPGEIIIEFVIPAGGWTHRSLYLKVRDRQSYEYAVASAAVALELDDNVITQARIALGGVASVPWRAREAEVALQGAVLDEASAQAAADAAFAGAIPQSHNAFKIGTGRATLVRALLQAATMELRRG; from the coding sequence ATGAGACCGTTCCACTATCACCAGCCGGACACCCTGGCCGAGGCGATCATCGGCGAACGCGATGCGCGCGGCGCCACCCAGGACATTCAGGCCGCCGCTTTCCTCGCGGGCGGCACCACTCTTCTGGACCTGATGAAGCTTGAAGTGATGCAGCCCGAGCGTATCGTGGACCTGCGTGCGTCGGGCCGCGAGTTCTCGCATATTGCCTATGATGGCACCGTGCTGCGGCTGGGCGCCTTCGCCAGGATGGCCGAGGTCGCAGACCATCCGGACGTGCTCGATGCCTTCCCGGTGATCGCACAAAGTCTGTCACTCGCGGCAAGCGCGCAGTTGCGCAATATGGCAACGCTCGGCGGCAACGTGCTGCAGCGCACCCGCTGCGCCTATTTCCGCGACCCTACCTGGTCGGCCTGCAACAAGCGTCTCCCGGGCAGCGGCTGTGCCGCGATCGACGGTGCCAACCGGCAACATGCGGTACTTGGCACCAGCAGCCGGTGCATCGCCACCTATCACGGTGATTTCGCGCAGGCGCTGATCGCACTCGATGCGAGGGTGGTGCTGGCAGGGGCCGAAGGCACGCGGCAGATACCTTTTGCGGCACTGCACCTTCCGCCCGACGAAACACCGCATCTGGAAAACACGCTGCAGCCAGGCGAGATCATCATCGAGTTCGTGATCCCCGCTGGCGGATGGACCCACCGCTCGCTCTACCTCAAGGTCCGAGATCGGCAGTCCTACGAATATGCCGTTGCCTCCGCCGCGGTTGCGCTCGAGCTGGACGACAATGTCATCACCCAGGCACGCATCGCACTCGGCGGCGTTGCATCGGTGCCATGGCGCGCACGTGAGGCCGAAGTGGCCCTGCAAGGCGCCGTCCTCGATGAAGCCAGCGCACAAGCGGCAGCAGACGCTGCCTTTGCCGGCGCCATCCCGCAATCCCACAACGCGTTCAAGATCGGCACCGGCCGCGCCACATTGGTGCGCGCCCTGCTGCAAGCGGCAACGATGGAGCTTCGTCGTGGTTGA
- a CDS encoding (2Fe-2S)-binding protein produces the protein MNDSENHGGPISKPRRKFLIGTAVAGVVPVTGWTGPTQAAVGVTPPNVQRPLEIGLQVNGSLHRLEVDVRTTLLDALRENIGLTGAKKGCDHGQCGACTVLVDGRRELSCLTLAVAAQSREITTIEGLAEPDGTLHPMQEAFVEHDAFQCGYCTPGQILSAVSCVREGHATSPEEIREYMSGNLCRCAAYPNIVAAVLQAGQQMGSDT, from the coding sequence ATGAATGACAGTGAAAATCATGGCGGCCCCATCTCCAAGCCGCGACGGAAGTTCTTGATCGGAACGGCGGTTGCCGGGGTCGTGCCAGTTACCGGCTGGACCGGACCGACGCAGGCCGCGGTGGGGGTCACGCCCCCAAATGTGCAAAGACCGCTGGAGATCGGGTTGCAAGTCAATGGAAGCCTGCACCGGCTAGAGGTCGACGTGCGTACTACCCTACTCGATGCGCTGCGCGAGAACATCGGGCTGACCGGGGCCAAGAAGGGCTGCGATCACGGTCAGTGCGGCGCCTGCACCGTGCTGGTCGATGGACGGCGCGAGCTCTCATGCCTGACACTCGCCGTCGCCGCGCAATCGCGCGAGATCACGACGATCGAAGGATTAGCAGAGCCGGATGGCACACTTCACCCCATGCAGGAAGCCTTCGTCGAGCATGACGCCTTCCAATGCGGCTATTGCACGCCGGGGCAGATCCTGTCCGCGGTCAGCTGCGTCCGTGAAGGTCATGCCACCAGCCCCGAGGAAATCCGCGAATACATGAGCGGCAATCTGTGCCGCTGTGCCGCCTACCCAAACATCGTGGCCGCCGTGCTCCAGGCCGGCCAGCAGATGGGGAGTGACACATGA